The Anaerotignum propionicum DSM 1682 sequence GCATCAATCAGTTCTGGCTTCATATGGAGATAACAGGCAAGAATCATCATGAGCTTTTTCGGATCGCCTATGTTCTTTTTCACTTTTTCCGAAACCGACTTCGCCACGGACTCAATATCTTCGGGTTGATTTGAAACCTCTATTGCAATTGCAGAGGCATAATTGCCCAACGCACCTGATTGGTAGCGGGAGAGATGCTTGCGTATATCCACTGCAATCACAACCCGACTCGTTTTTTCCTTGCACATCATCTCGGCAACAAGATAGTCATTCAATGAGAGACTTTGCTCATGGCATTTTTTTAGAACTTCTTCGGTCTTTGCTGTATCCCATGCTTCCTCAATATAAGATACCGAATTGTTTGCAATAAATTCTCCCTCGAATCTCCTATAATCCTCATAATTAACGGTACGCTTTTCATTTTTCCATTTGCGGTTTGCATACCCTATCATCTGTTTACTGATTGCGGAAAGCTGGCTGCCTTTGGGAAGTTCATCAATAGACATAATCAAATTTTCTTCTGCATGTGTAGGCTTTTTCCCGGATATATAGCAATCTGCAAATTCACATACCAAACCCAATATGCTGCGTCCGTCACCCAAAAGATGATGAGCAATAAACATCACTTCAAATTCTTCATCTCCTGGATATAGAACAATCTTCAGAAGACATTCGTGAAAAGCATCCCAGCCGCATCTTGTTATATCGCTGTAATCATTAGACCATTGAGAAGAATTGTCTTTTTCAAAGATTGGGGCTTGCAATTCTTCGCACCAGCAATAATACAGTTTTCCGCTTTTCACTTCTCTGGCAACACCGCTTTTCAAAAATGGGTGAGCCAACTCAAGTTCCCGAAGCACATTTTGCACTTTTCCTTTTTCGTATCTGCCCGCGATTTTTGCCTTGATACCAAAGTGCATATTGGGACACATCAGATGCGCACGTTCGGTCAGTATATATTGCCTCATAATTGATACCTCGCTTCATCTACAAATATGGCGTATGGAATTTGTAATGTTCTGCATATGAGTTCCATCGTTTCTTGTATTCTAATTTCAGGTGGCAAAACAAAGAATGTCTTATCATGCACCAAGCCACTAATCCCTTTTAGGAGGAAAGATGCAAGATACTCTTTACAATAGCCGTCGTCGCTGTCTGCCGCTTGCAGCAATCCATGTATCATCGACCGGAAAGCAGGGAGCATGGCTTCTAAAGTCTGATCATGCAGAGCATACAATATCGACCAGTGAATAGATCCATTCGCTATTTCAGATAATTCCTCCATACTGCTGGTATAACAATCATAAAGCTGCTCAAGCATTAATCGAGGAGTGGCATGATTGGTTACTATGGCTGAAATTTTTTCGCCGCTCTTTTTGAAAAAGAACTCAACCGCTTTGTCAAATACTTCTTGTTTGGAATTAAAGTAGTGATAAAACATACCAACCTCACCGTTGACGTGTTCTAAAATCATTCGAATAGAAGTGGCTTCGTACCCATTCCTTAAGAATAATTCTAATGCGGCATTTAGAATTTCATCTCGTTTACCACCCGCTAAAACAGCTTTTCTCGACATAGTAACTCTCCCTATAATAAACAGAATTTCGTTCTGTTTATTATTATAATTATTTCATTCTCACTCGTCAATTGATTTCAAAAGCAATCACAGCTATAGGCGTCTAACAGGGGAATAAATA is a genomic window containing:
- a CDS encoding TetR/AcrR family transcriptional regulator, which codes for MSRKAVLAGGKRDEILNAALELFLRNGYEATSIRMILEHVNGEVGMFYHYFNSKQEVFDKAVEFFFKKSGEKISAIVTNHATPRLMLEQLYDCYTSSMEELSEIANGSIHWSILYALHDQTLEAMLPAFRSMIHGLLQAADSDDGYCKEYLASFLLKGISGLVHDKTFFVLPPEIRIQETMELICRTLQIPYAIFVDEARYQL